A region from the Lutra lutra chromosome 1, mLutLut1.2, whole genome shotgun sequence genome encodes:
- the LOC125083352 gene encoding olfactory receptor-like protein OLF4: MDPGNNTGISEFQLLGFSERPELQPLIFGLFLSMYLITVVGNMLLILAVNSDSHLHTPMYFFLANLSFADICFTTTTIPKMLWNIQTQSKVITYAGCITQMYFFMLFTGLDIFLLTVMAYDRFVAICHPLHYTVIMSPCLCGLLVLVCWILSAFHSLLHTSMVLRLSFCTEGEIPHFFCELNQMIQLACSDTFLNNMVIYFAALLLAVGSFIGILYSYSKIVSSISKISSAQGKYKAFSTCASHLSVVSLFYFTCLGVYFTSAATQNSHSSAVASVMYTVVTPMLNPFIYSLRNKDINPALGSLLSRSLIP, from the exons ATGGACCCAGGAAACAATACAGGAATTTCAGAGTTCCAGCTTCTGGGATTTTCAGAGAGACCAGAACTGCAGCCCCTCATATTTGGGCTTTTCCTCTCCATGTACCTGATCACTGTGGTTGGAAACATGCTCCTCATCCTGGCTGTCAACTCTGActcccacctccacacccccatgtacttcttcctcgcCAACCTGTCCTTTGCAGACATCTGctttaccaccaccaccatcccaaAGATGCTGTGGAACATCCAGACTCAGAGCAAAGTCATTACCTATGCAGGATGCATCACACAGATGTATTTTTTCATGCTCTTTACAGGATTAGATATCTTTCTCCTGACTGTGATGGCTTATGACCGCTTTGTGGCCATCTGTCACCCACTGCACTACACAGTCATCATGAGCCCCTGCCTTTGTGGACTTCTGGTTCTGGTATGCTGGATCCTGAGTGCTTTTCATTCCTTACTACACACTTCCATGGTGTTGCGGCTGTCCTTCTGTACAGAGGGGGAAATCCCCCACTTTTTCTGTGAACTCAATCAGATGATCCAACTTGCATGTTCTGACACATTTCTTAATAACATGGTGATATACTTTGCAGCTTTGTTGTTGGCTGTTGGTTCCTTCATTGGGATCCTTTACTCATACTCTAAGATAGTTTCCTCTATATCTAAAATATCATCAGCTCAGGGCAAGTATAAAGCATTTTCCACCTGTGCATCTCACCTCTCAGttgtctccttattttattttacatgcttAGGAGTGTACTTTACTTCTGCAGCTACCCAGAACTCCCATTCTAGTGCAGTAGCCTCAGTGATGTACACTGTGGTCACACCCATGCTGAACCCCTTCATCTACAGCCTGAGGAACAAGGACATAAA ccctgcattgggctccctgctcagcaggagcctcaTACCTTGA
- the LOC125106814 gene encoding olfactory receptor-like protein OLF4 has product MYLIIVVGNLLLILAVSSDSHLHTPMYFFLASLSFADICFTSTTLPKMLMNIQTQNKVITYEGCLSQMYFFLLFSGLYVFLLTLMAYDRFVAICHLLQYMVIMNPWLCGLLVLVTWGIIVSLFYCTSLGLYFISAATQSSHSGAVASVMYTVVTPMLNPFIYSLRNKDIKKALMRFSGIAALKG; this is encoded by the exons ATGTACCTGATCATTGTGGTTGGAAATCTGCTCCTCATCCTGGCTGTCAGCTCTGACTCCCACCTCCACACTCCCATGTACTTCTTCTTGGCCAGCCTGTCCTTTGCAGACATCTGTTTCACCTCCACCACTCTCCCCAAGATGCTGATGAACATCCAGACACAGAACAAAGTGATCACTTATGAAGGCTGCCTCAGCCAGATgtattttttcttactcttttctgGATTATATGTCTTTCTCCTGACTTTAATGGCTTATGACCGCTTTGTGGCCATCTGTCACCTCCTCCAGTACATGGTCATCATGAACCCCTGGCTCTGTGGACTGCTCGTTCTAGTGACTTGGGGCATAA TTGTCTCCTTATTTTACTGTACAAGTCTAGGATTGTACTTTATCTCTGCTGCTACCCAGAGCTCCCACTCAGGTGCAGTAGCCTCAGTGATGTACACTGTGGTCACACCCATGCTGAACCCCTTCATCTACAGCCTGAggaacaaagacataaaaaaagcTCTGATGAGATTCTCTGGGATTGCAGCTCTAAAAGGGTAA